The nucleotide sequence ATTTTTTAATGTGCCTACATTTTGGAAGTGTCAGCTTACGTATAACTTAAGCTTGGAATTACAAACTCTATATAGAAGTTAAATTTGTAGACTAACTTTGTAAATTTGGAACATATATTTTGGGAGGAGAGTTATAAATGGATTTGAATAATGTTGTGAGAGATCTTTATAAAATTATAGAAAGCAGAAGGGACAATCCTGTTGAGGGTTCATACACGAGTTATCTATTTAAAGAAGGATTGGATAAGATATTAAAGAAGATCGGAGAAGAGTCCTCTGAAGTTATAATAGCCAGTAAAAATTTAAATAAGCAGGAGGAGATATACGAAATAAGTGATCTATTATATCATCTCTTAGTTCTAATGGTTCATCAGAAAGTTACATTAGATGATATAGTAAAGGAGCTTGAAAAGAGAAGACAAAAAACTTTAAATAAAAAAGTCATGGGTAAAAGAGCTGATGGAGTGGATTAAAAAGATTAGTATTTTAAGGCATCTGATTCATAAATTGCATATATTGCGTATTAAGCATTGTTGTAAGATTATAGCACATAAGGACAAACTTAACTCACACGCAGAGGTATACTCACAAACTTCGGCACCCTAAAAAAGTTTTAACATCTCTAAGCTTGTCTTTTAGAAATTTAAGCAGATTATATAAACTCGCTTTGCTCAAACATATATAATCTACTAAAATTTTTCTAAAAGACTTCGCCAAGAGATGTAAAAAACTTTTTAGATGTGCCTTCAGTTTCTAAGTATACCTCTGCGTATGAGTTAAGTTTGTCCTTATAAATTATAAATCAAATGCTCAATAAAATAATTTCGCCTTTAAGGGTTTATGGCGATAGCCATATTGATTTAAAAGTCCTCTACTCCATTTAAATATAAATCATATATAATCTCACTCATTTTCTTGCAATAGTATTTGTCAACTTACATTATAATCTCCATGATTGTATTCTCTTTATAAAGGTTTTACGGACGTAGTCCTTGTATATATAACATTAATCCCGGAGGGATATTTCAAAATTACAGAAGTTATAATAAATAACGAAATTTTTCCCGGTAAAAGATTAAATATATCTAAAATTAAAATAACCTGCCCTTCACAAGAAGAACAGAGCACCCTAACGGGTTTGAAGGCTTACAGTCTTCCTTCTTTAAGTTATAGTAATGACTGTACTAATTTAATTATTAGGATATTAACTTCCCGGGTATATAGTAAAACTCACATTTAAATTTAAATCTGTTATGAAAATAGATATGCTATTTTTTGTAACTCCCATAAGTTTAAAATATCCCTCCGGGATTATATTATTCGGAGGATTACCATTCATAAAATTCCAAATCAATTAAAAATATAGAATATCGCATTAAACAATTTATTGCAAACATAAGTAAAATTTTTACGTAGTGGAGTACTGTAAGGCTGAAGACACATTTAAAACTTTTTCTATAAATTTTGACGAAGTGCTGTGAAAAACCTTAAAGTCCCGGATATCATTTAAAATATGATCTTATTCAGATTTTTTTAATTACTTCAATATATGTTTAAAATTGTAATTATAGTATAAATTACAAGGGCTAATCGCCCTAGAAACCTTGAAAGTGATATCTCACTTATTAAGCATATAACCATATATTTATGATCAATGCTTAATACGCAATATATGCAATATCTGATTTTTAATGCCGAATTTACTTGAAAATTTAGTTGTATAAAGGTATCTTAAGATTATGTATTAAATTAAATGCTTAGGAGGAATAAGGTGGATACTAGGTATGATGAATATTATAATAGACTTAAAAATTACAGTAGCTTGATTGAAAAACAAAATAAATCAATAAAAGTTACAGCATATTTCAGATTGATTACTTTTCTAATTGGATTAGTGATTACAATTTATACTTTTATTATTAAGAGCTATATTATAAGTGCAGGTGTTTTTATTATTTCAGCTGCTGTCTTTGTTTATTTGATTATTGAACACAACAAAGAGGTTTGCAGAAGAAACAATTTAGTTGCATTAAAAGAAATAAACGAAAGATCACTAAAAAGATTAAATGGAGAATGGAAATACTTTGAGGATGATGGAAGTGAATTTAAAGATAAGGAACATAATTATTCTGATGACTTAGATATATTTGGTAAATCTTCATTGTTTCAATGGATAAACAGCAGTAAAACATTTATGGGAAGAAGAGCACTTAGGGAAAGGCTTACTCATCCACTCAAGACATATGATGATGTTGGATTTACCCAAGAGTCAGTTAAAGAATTGGCTGAAAACGTAGAATGGAGACAGCAATTTGAAGCTTATGGTATGGTTATTAAGGATTTAAGTACCGATCCTGAAGAACTTTATAAATGGGGCAATGACAGAAATGGAGAATATAATAAGCCAGGATTTATTTTTACTGCAAGGTTATTGCCGTGTGTAACAATTATATTTATTTTACTTGCTTGTTTTACTCCATATTTAGATTTTAAACTTCCATGGATTATGATACTTTTACAGATGATGGTGCTGTTTATTGGATCAAAGAAAAGGAATTATGTGCTTAATAGCGTTTGCAAGTACAAAGATAATATAACTTTATACCTTAAATTGTTAAAAT is from Clostridium fermenticellae and encodes:
- the hisE gene encoding phosphoribosyl-ATP diphosphatase, translated to MDLNNVVRDLYKIIESRRDNPVEGSYTSYLFKEGLDKILKKIGEESSEVIIASKNLNKQEEIYEISDLLYHLLVLMVHQKVTLDDIVKELEKRRQKTLNKKVMGKRADGVD